The segment GTACCTGCGAAGTGAGCTGTAATGGTAAAATCGCGCGGTTAACGCCAAAAGAATACAGTCTGCTAGAGTTATTTCTCCGCAACCCACATCGCATCTTTAATACGGGTGCGCTGATTGATCACGTTTGGTCATTTGAGGAAACCCCAAGCGAGGATACTATCCGCTCCCATATCAAAGGACTACGGCAAAAACTGAAAACAGCAGGGCTTCTAGGTGATCCGATCGAAACTGTTTATGCTATTGGCTATCGGCTTAGATCTCCAGAGGAAAATCAGAGAGAAGGCAAGAAACAAAGGAACAAAGAGACAAAAAGCGAAGACGAAAGCGCACCGACGATCGCAACACAAACCACTACTGCTGGGATGAACAGCATCTGGAATGAGGTTAAAGAGACTGTTGCCCATCGAATTGCAACTGTTGAGCAGGCAGCAGCGCTGTTGCTACAAAACAAACTGAATCCAGAATTGCGGCAGCAAGCTGAACAGGAGATCCATAAGTTGGCAGGGTCGCTGGGTATGTTTGGCGCAGATCAAGGCTCTCGATTAGCCCAAGAAATTGAACCGCTTTTCCAAAAAGGGCGATCGCTGACTCATCACGAGATGCAGCAACTCTCTAAACTTATCACTGCTTTGCGTCAGGAGCTAGAACACTTGGATGCTGAGCATTTAACGAACGAGCAGCAAACAGGCACTTCAGTTAGTGAACCAATTGATCAACGTCCTTGGCTACTGATTGTCAGCTCAAATTCAACCCTCACCGCACAATTACAGGAAGCATCGCCTAGTTGGGGTTTACGAGTTCAGGTCATTGCCAATCCCGTTACTGCTAGAGAGCAGATTTCTGAAACGCATCCCGATGTTGTACTCCTTGATTTTGCTGTTACTGCTAGCGCAAATAACTTCATGTTGTTGTCCGAACTCAGTGCTTGTACGCCACCAGTGCCTACATTAGTCTTGACCCAGCAAGATAAATTAATCGATCGAGTCAGGATCGCCCGGTTAGGTGGACGTTGGCTTCAACAGCCTGTCACTGCACCTCAAGTCTTAGAAGCAGTCAATCAAGCGCTGCAACATGCCCGTCCAAGGCAAGCCAGGGTACTGGTTGTAGATGATGATGCGCAAGTATTAGTGGCACTTCAGCGGTTACTCATTCCCTGGGGGCTTCATGTTTCGGTCCTCGACAATCCACTTTCATTTCTAGATGTTCTGGAAGCGAATCCGCCTGATCTGCTGATTCTGGACATTGAAATGCCACACATTAGCGGAATCGAACTCTGTCAGGTTGTTCGCAATGATTCGCGCTGGAGTAATCTGCCGATTCTATTTCTCACAGCTCATACGGATGCTGAAACCATGCATCAAGTCTTTGCTGTGGGCGCAGATGATTATGTGAGCAAGCCGATCATTGGACCAGAGTTAGTAACACGGATCTTTAATCGATTAGAGCGCACTCATTTCCTCAAGAGCTTAGCAGAGATTGATGCGCTAACTGGCATCGCAAATCGCCGCAAATCTACCACAGCATTAACTCAGTTACTTGAGTGGTGTGATCAGTGCCAGCAGCCATTTTGTTTAGCGCTGATAGAGTTAGCTAATCTAAAGGACATCAATCAGCAGTATGGTCATGCAGTCGGAGACGAAGTGTTAGCGCGCTTCGGAGAATTATTGCGGCGATCGTTCTGCAATGAAGATGTTGTCGGTCGTTGGGGCGGGACAGAATTTGTTATCGGTATGCCTGGTATGACTAAAACGGATGGAAGTCAACGTGTTTTTGATTTTCAGCAATCCTGGCAGCAGTTTAAGGTGGAGGTGAGTGGAACTTCGTTGCACGTCAGCCTAAAACTAAAAGTTGTTCAGTATCCTCAAGAGGGTGCGGATCTTCAGTTGTTATACCAAGCCGCCCGCTCTAGCTTAAATGAGGCTGAGAATTTGACGCGCTCTGAGGAGCATCCACAATGAAAGCGCCATTACCAGACAACGAATCTGATAGGCTGAATGCTCTCCAACAATACAACGTTCTAGATACTATTTCTGAAGCTGCATTTGATGATTTAACTCAGCTAGCAGCATTTATCTGTGGTACGCCAATTGCTTTAATTAGTCTAATCGATGATTGTCGTCAGTGGTTCAAATCTAAATTTGGGTTGGAGGCTACAGAAACGCCTCGTGATGTTGCATTCTGTGCCCATGCTATCTTGCAGCCTAGCGATGTGTTGATTGTTTCAGATACGCTCCAAGACGATCGATTTGCGACGAATCCTCTTGTAACAAGTGAGCCTCATATCCGATTTTATGCAGGCGCACCGCTCATTACTTCAGATGGCTATTCCCTGGGAACGCTTTGTGTTATCGATCGCATTCCTCGGCAGCTCAATTCTGATCAGATTCAAGCCTTACAAGCCTTGAGTCGTCAGGTCATTTCTCAACTAGAGTTACGACGTAATTTGGTTAGGGTGGAACAAACAACAACCGAATTGCAGCAAGCAGAGCAAACTCGCATCCAGCTTCTTGCCCAAGAGCAGGCTGCCCGCAATCAGATTACAGATATCTTAGAGAGTATTACTGATGCTTTTTTTGCGTTAGATCACGATTGGCAGTTTACTTATCTCAATCGGCAGGCAGAGTTGTTGTTGCAACGAAAGCGAGAAGCCTTGCTGGGGAAAGTTTTATGGGATGAGTTTCCAGAAACGATCGATTCAACTTTCTATCAGGAGTATCAGCGTGCTATTGCAGAGCAGATTAGTGTTCGATTTGAAGCATTTTATCCACCTTTGAACCAGTGGACTGAGGTTTATGCCTACCCTGCCAAAGATGGGTTATCGGTCTACTTTCGTAACATCAATCAACGGAAAGAAGCAGAGCGAACGCTACACGAGACACTGACATTCCAGCGAGCGATTTTAAACAGCGCGAACTACAGCATCATCTCGACTAACGTTGAGGGCACGATTCTTACCTTTAACACCACAGCAGAGCAATGGCTCGGTTATACAACCGCAGAAATTATTGGACAAACAACGCCTCTATTGATTCATGACTGGCAGGAAATTGTGCTGCGATCGCAAATGCTGTCACAGGAATTAGGAGAACGAATCGAGCCAGGATTTGATGTATTTATTACCAAGGCACGTCGTGGCGTAATCGATGAGTATGAGTGGACTTACATTCGCAAAAATGGTTCGCGCTTTCCTGTGTTATTGTCAATCACAGCGCTCAAGAATGCAGACGATCAGATTACAGGATTTTTGGGAATTGCTAGCGACATCACCGAGCGAAAAGCGGCTGAAGAGCAACTTCGGAATTTAAGTAAGGCGTTAGAAAGTGCGATCGAAGCAATTGCTCGATTAAATACACAAGGACAATATGTTCAAATCAATCTCGCCTATGCTGCGATGTTAGGCTATCAGCCTGAAGAACTATTAGGCGTGAAATGGCAGCAAACAGTTCACTCAGAGGATATTGCTGTTGTAGAGGTTGCCTATCAGCAAATGCTGGAGCATGGTAAGGCGGAAACAGAAGCAAGAGCGATTCGCAAAGATGGCGGCGTTCTCGATAAGCAAATTGTGATGGTAAAAGCCTATGACCAGCAGCAGCAGTTTAACGGTAACTATTGCTTTGTAAAAGACATCAGTGAGCGACGTGAAATTGAGCGCATGAAGGATGAATTTATTTCAATCGTGAGTCATGAACTCAGGACTCCGCTCACCTCAATTTCCGCTGCTTTGGATCTCTTAGCTGAAGGCGTTTTGCAAAATCAGCCCGAAGACGCGCAACAAATGCTGCAAATTGCTGCAAACAACACCGATCGATTGGTGCGCCTGATTAATGATATTTTGGATATTGAGCGGATTGAGTCTGGCAAAATTGTCATGACTAGACAAGTCTGCGACGCTGCTGATTTGATCAATCAATCGGTAGAAGCCATTCAAGAGATTGCAGAACAAGCCGAAATCACGCTCTCGATCGCGCCGCTCACAGTTCGTCTTTGGGCTGACTCCGACCGAATAATTCAAGTCCTAACAAACTTACTCAGCAATGCGATCAAATTCTCCTCTCCTGGTAGCACAATTTGGTTGAGCGCAGAATTAATCACCAATGAGGCTTTAGAAGCCAACTATAATCAGGCTGGAGAAGATCAGCAAAGTTCTGCCAACTGGCTTCTCATCAAAGTCATCGATCAAGGACGTGGTATCCCATCCGATAAACTAGAATCCATCTTTGAGCGCTTTCAACAAGTGGATGCTTCGGATTCACGTCGTCGAGGAGGTACTGGATTAGGATTAGCGATCTGTCGCAGCATCCTTCAGCAACATGAAGGAAAAATCTGGGCAGAAAGTACATTAGGAATGGGCAGCACTTTCTGTTTTACCTTACCGATTCTTAATGCTTCTGAAAGTTCGCAGAATTTAAGTTTGATGTCCGACTTAGTCGATTCGGCACTAGATACCAAATCACAAACTCCGCTGGTGTTAGTTTGTGATGATGATGCTTCGATTCGCAAAGTGGTGCGAGTGATGTTGGAGCGGCAGGGCTATCAGGTGCTGACAGTTGCTTCAGGACAGGAAGCTGTAGAACAGGCACGTGCCCATCAGCCGAATGTGATTTTACTGAATCTGCTGATGCCCGGTATGAATGGATGGGAAACGTTGACAGTTTTGAAACAGCAATCTGAAACGCAGGCTATTCCTGTCATTATTCTGAGTGGACTGCTACCCGATGCTAGAGAGGCACCTTATGATGGCGTGAGTGATTGGGTCGTAAAACCGCCAGATCCTAGAGTGCTCCGGCAAGCACTCGATCGAGCTTTAGTCAATCAGACCCAATCTTTGAAAGTTTTGATTATTGAAGATGATTTGGATTTAGCGCAAGTTCTCACAACTTTATTGTCTCGCTATCACATCGAAACATTTCACGCTCAAACCGGACGAGATGCGATTCAACTCAGCCAGCAGGTGCTTCCTGATCTGCTAGTCCTTGACTTAGGACTACCGACTGATGATGGTTTTGCTGTTGTAGACTGGCTGCGTCAGCATAATCGCCTCTGCCAAATGCCGTTGGTCATTTATACGGCTCGCGATCTAAATGACGATGAACGGGAACGGTTAAGACTCGGGCAAACCCTATTTTTGACCAAAGGACGCATTACTTCACAAGAATTTGAGCAGCAGGTGATTAATCTGCTCAACCGAATGATTCGATCAAAGGCAGGAGACAGTCTCGATGACGACTAGACACATTTTGATTATTGATGATGAATACGATATTCGGGCAGTGGCTCAACTCACTTTGAAGACGGTAGGGGGTTGGGAGGTATCGAGCGCTTCTTCTGGTCACGAGGGAATTGCCAAAGCAGCCAGCGAGCAGCCAGACGTGATCTTGCTCGATGTCATGATGCCTGAAATGGATGGAATCGAAACCTTTCGTGCTCTTCAAGCGAACCCAACAACTCAGGCGATTCCGGTCATTTTGATGACTGCAAAGGTGCAAGCGGCGGAGCAACGGCGATTTGCAGAACTAGAGGTGGCAGGAATGATCACGAAACCTTTTAAGGCAATGAGACTGCCAGAACAGATTTCCAAGATACTCGGTTGGAGCTAAGCGTGATGGCTGCCAGTTTAATTGTTCATCTACACAAGTTCTGCACTTTTCAGATCTAACGTAGAAACTATCGGAGGTGGAAGCGTCATTCTTTTGCATCCGAAGATCGTTTCTTCAAGGCTTGACTGCCTGACCTACCGTGAACTCCCTAACTCTTCGTCACTTGAGCGCTCTCCTCTACCCGATTCGACAACGACTAGAGTCGATCGAAATTTCTAATCCTCAAACCGCACGATCGCTCTGCAAAATCATCCCGGCTCGTTGTCCGTTTGAACGGCAAATCAAACTGTTTGATTACACGCTTGTTCGGATTCCACCGCTTTGTAAATTAAATCCCTTCTACGATCAAATCGTCAGTCTTCGCTTTAAATCTTTAGTTTATCTAGCAGACCAGTGTGGCGAAGATGTAACGCTTTATTCTTAGCTCCATTTTGTGGGGAAGGGGTTCTCTCTAAAACTGAGGTTCTGATGCCAACAACACACACACCCGAAGAAATTCCAGCAATGCTCCTCAAACAGCCTTGCTCCTCAGAGCATTTGACAAATGGTGATAAAAATAAATCGATTAAAATGCCACAAAATGATGCATCAGATCAAGCTCGTCTAAATCAGGGTCGAGTTGCGATCTTTGTTGACGGTTCAAATTTATTTTATGCTGCTTTACAGCTTGGAATTGAGATTGACTACTCAAAGCTACTGGGTCAACTCACTGCGAACTGTCGACTACTGCGAGCTTTTTTCTATACAGGTGTCGATCGTACCAATGAAAAGCAACAAGGTTTTTTGCTTTGGATGCGTCGTAATGGTTACCGAGTGATCACAAAGGATCTGATTCAATTGCCAGATGGTTCCAAAAAAGCGAACTTGGATGTCGAAATTGCGGTAGATATGCTAACTTTGGCAGACCACATCGATACTGTTATCTTAGTCAGCGGTGATGGAGATTTAGCCTATGCTGTCAATTCCATTGCTTATCAAGGCGTTCGTGTCGCTGTCGTCAGCTTGCGCTCAATGACAAGTGATAGCTTGATCAATGTTGCTGACTCCTACATCGATCTTGACACAATCAAGGAGAACATTCAAAAGCCTACTGGTGCTGGCTATACAGACTGTGTCACTAGGACCACATAATTTAAGATCTACTTGCTCAAGCTAGTATGACAGGTGTAGAAATCATGGTTTACTTAATTTTTCGAGGTTCTCTCAAGCAAACCTTACGGAGACACTCAGTTATCGCGTCTCCCCGTTACTAAAGTGATATAGCCCTACTTAACGCTGAAATCGCTCAAAAGTTAAATGCTATTTACAACGTTTGTCCCACGTACCCGGTTAAAAGTCGAGCTTTAAGGAAGGTTTGTTTGCAGATACCAAAACTGCTAACCTCTCAAATCAGCGACAGCAAGCAACCTCAAATCCAGCAACCGTGACTTAGTGTCGGCTGCATTTGACGAGTTAGACTGCGTGACTAACTCATTTTTGAAGCTCCCTAGCCTTTGCTTTCTTAAGGCTTTCATATCTACTTTGAAGCTCTCGAAAATTGTGTTCAATTAATGGAAAAAGCTTTGGCGGGAATGGTTCATTTAAATCCATTGGATTAACGTTTTGAAGTTCTTTGATAGAACGAATTGTTTTATAAACTGCAACATGCTTGATGTACTTTAGTAACTCATCGATTAACTCTTTGCTATTTGCTGAATTTTCAGCTAAATGGATCTTTGTCTCTATAATTTCAACTATCTCTTGGTGATTTTTAAGAATAAATTCTTTCTCTATAGCCTCACTTGCAGCATCAGGTAAAACATCTTGCTCAGAACTGAGAGACTTGATTCTTTTCCACATTACAGTATCTTTTTCCAATCTTAAATAGATAGGCCAGTAGAATTCGGAGATTTGCCTTTCTATAAATTCTAGTTCTGCATTGTATCGAGCTACAACAAGCTGATTCTCTAACTCAGATATCTGTTGTTTCTGCTGATTCTCCAATTCAGCAATAAGCTGTCTTTGATAATACTTTTCATTGGTTTCGTTCTTGAATACCTCAAAACGTTTGTTGAGCCAGTAACCTGCTACTAGCACAATGCCACCAAGTAAAACTTTATCAATAACTAATTCAATGATCTTTTCAGAAAGAGCCATTTAGCAATTCTCCCCCGGACTACCTGAAACTTAATGAAATTATCCGTATCAACCGAAAAAGTCCGATTACTTGAGCATTAGTATCTAAAGATACGCCTCAAACTGTACCTCAATCGAGCAATGAGCAGTCTAACAATTGCTAAAACTGCCTCTCTTAGCCTAATTATCTGAATCTAAACGTCGCCGAGAATGATCGACATACTATCCTGTCAGGAGGATTTAGGCTACTTGGATTTGGCATAATATCCTAAATTAGAAAATTAGACTGACTTTTTCCGTCTAATGCCTAGATTGAAAACATTAGGTTAATCCATGTTTCGCATATTACTCCCAAACATGAGGATTAGACCGGAAATTTACGTATTTCTCTTTAGAAATTGCACTATATCTGTCTGAGATCTCGTTCAACGCCATTTACTGGATGCGAGGTTAGGGCAAACGCATGAAAATTATTGAGACAGGATTTTGAGAAGATAACCATCATCCCATCCCGCCTTTTTTCGTTTCGCTGCAATGCCTGCCTTCGTCGTTTTGTCTTGTCCTAATAAGTTGAGCGCAATGTGACGCAACAGGGAAAAGTTTTGCGGTGCGTAATCCTTGCGGATACGGCAAGCATCTTCATCAAAAGCAACGTCTAACACCCAGTGCAAATGGCTTTCCACCGTCCAATGGGTGCGGATGGCAGCTAAGAGTTTCGCCGCGTCTGGGTCGAGACTACTGATGTAGTAGTGCGTTTCGCTGCTCGTTTGTCCCTCAATTTTGCGTTCGCGCTGAAGCATTACTACGGTCTTCAGTCCTTTCCACTGCGGCTTCTGCATCAAATAATCCAGTTCTGTGTCTGCCAACGTCCAGCACCGCCGAATCTCAATGCGTCCGTGTCCTTTGTCTATCGTTTGCACAAAGTCATGCGCGACATCTTGGAATTGCACGGCTTGAGCTTGCTCAAATAACCACTGCACATCTTCAAACAAGCTGCCTTGATTGCCTTTGAGAGCAAGCACATAGTCTGCACCGCGCTCAATGATTGTCGCAGCGATCTCTTTCTGTGTCCCCATCGCATCAATCGTGACGATACAGCCTTCGAGAGCTAGGACTTCTAGCAATTCTGGAATTGCTGTAATCTCATTCGACTTTGCATCGACTTTCTGTTGTCCTAACACCAAGCGATTCTCACTTGCCCAAGCACTCACCATATGAATCGCACCTTTGCCGTTGGCAGTATCATAAGAGTGGCGCACCTTCTTGCCATCAATGGCGATGACTTCGCCCTTACTCAAGGTGCTAATGGCACGAATCCAACCCAGAAAACATTGCTGCATCGCTTCTGGGTCAAGTCGAGCAAACACCCGCGCAAATGTATCATGCGACGGAATGCCGTTCGGCAACTTCAGAAAACTGCTCAACCACGATTGTTTCGATTGCCCATACAGTTCGATATCCACCCAACTCTCTGCCCCACAGATGACGGCACAAATCGTGATTGTGATGATGTCGATAAGTAAATGATCTTTGCCACGCTCATCGCGAGGGTCTGCCAAATCAGCAAAGTGCGTGAGAATCCGCGCATCCGTAGGTTGAGTCATGAGCAGTGTCTCTCAAGCGGGTTACACTGCTTTTAGCCTACGTCACTTTTTTCTTGCGTTTGCCCTAGATGCGAGGTGAATAGCATAACTCAACATGCAAAAATCTGCTATGACATAGCCATCACAGATTTTCTCTAGAGCGTAACTATGCTCATGCACATAAGGATAGGATGGAATGTAATCGATACTTAGACATTCGCCTGCTGCGCTGCAGCAGCTTGTTTCAAATCATTCTGATTGACCCACACCGTTTTTCTTCCATCTGAAATCCGACACAAATAAAATGCTTTATCATGCACCACTCGTTCGACCTTCTGAATTGTCCAACCTGACTTTCCTTTATATTGCACGGACTCTCCGACTCTCGGAGTCCAACCAATCTTCGCGATCGGCGTTAATCTCGCATCTGTATAATGCCAAAGCCAAACCGCACCCTTTACAACCCAAGGCGTGACGTGATCTGCAATCACAGACAATGCTAATGTTCCAAGCACCATCCAAGGTAAAACTTGATAATACAGCGGCAACTGCTGATGCACATACAAATTCAACGTGCGATCGACAACAAAATTGTGAATCAGAAAATAGCTATAGCTATGAATGCCAAGCCAAATCATTATTACACCTAACTTTAAGCGATCGCTGAAAAATCGAAACACGACCATGCAACAGAGCGTTAAACCGATAGCCAGCAAGAAATCATCAAAAATCCAGCCAAAGCGATAAAACTGAGCGACAAATCCGATCGCATAAACTGCTATACCAATCGAAAATGCTCTAGAAGACTTCCAAAAGATCGCGCCTTTACCCTGCGAATACTGCCGAGCGACTACCATTCCTAAAACGAAAGTACTGAGCTTTGCAATGAAATGCACAAATGGTTGCCAACCTGCCGATGCACTGACGATCGCATAAGTGGGATGACCCTTGAAGACATAAACCGCTAAGGCTCGATACACCAATGTAATCACAGTTGTCGTCAGCAACAAATTGCGCGATCCCCATCGATTCATCAGATACCAAAGCACTGGGAAAATCAACGCAAAACTCATAATCAATGGGACGAACCACCAAGGACCATTTGTGGGAAGAAGCAGTTCTCCACCATAATCAAACAAAATTGGGAACGACATGCCTGCGAATGTATGCCAAGCATCAGGAATATAGCTATTCGTCAACTCCCCAACCGTCCAAAGTACTGGGTAAGCCAACCACGCGACTGTCCAGAACGGTAGTAAAATTCTTAAAATTCGTCGCTTGAGAAAGCTACCTACTTCGATCGGTTGCCCTTTCAGTGATAGCACCAAGCTGAATCCACTTACCAAAACAAACACATCGACAAATTGATAGCCAAACCAAACAGGTAAACTCAAAACTTGAGTCAACCAACTATCACCCATCTGACGCGTCGCTAAAAATATCTGTTGCAAATTCGCAGCAAGTCCGGTTGGTTGAGGTGTAAAAGCATATTTCGTAAATAACAACTGAGCATGATAAAGCAACAGCAATACTGCTGCAAAAATCCGAATGCCTTCGAGCCATGCTAACCGCTGTAATTTCTTAGAACTTGCCATCCAGTTTCTCCTCAAATCCCCTTTCTAGGCTCTTGATGCGTTTCCAGGTAGTAGTGTGGCATCGTTTCTATAAATCGACGGACAAATCTGCCTATTGGCGGATTTTGAAAATCATGATTTCTAATATGACGCAAGGAATGACTTAACTACTTTTAATCACTCTTCATTCCTGACCAATGTTACCGAGCCGATGCTTTACCATTTTGCAGACTCAGTATATTCAACTCCTTTACAGAATTTCATCTCGCGTAAGAATGACAGATGCAATACTGAAAGGAGGATAGCTTTGACACATGATCTTTTACGCAACGTGATGCCCCATCGAAAATCTCTGGAAGAAGATCAGGGTTAATGTAAGTGAATTGGAAGCACCGAAATATATTAATCGGGAAACCCGTACATTTACGTAATTGTGTCATCAGAAGAAAATAAAGTTCCAAGATCTTACCGTATAGATCCTTGGACGAATCCGATTCAATCTGTGCAACACATATAAGACGATTACATCATGAGTATTAAATTCACCGCTGAAGACTTGTCACGATTGGACGATTTCCGCCTTGAGCGCTTTCATGAACTTTATGCCCAGACACTTGTAGGCTGTAGATTAGAGCTAAAATTCGATGCGTTGCTCATTCATTGTTCAGAGCCTTGGTGCGTCGATCAATTGATGGAAGAACTCGATCGCATGGTAAACGCTGTGTCGCTGGTACTGGGTACAAAGTATCTGTCGATCTGCTATGCGGCAGAGGAAGTTTATCGGACGAAGACCCGATTACACCGTCAACAATGCATGTCGCACTAAAATAGAGAAAACTCTCGTTTCAGTTGTCCCATGACTCTTACTTCGATTCCGATCGCCTTAACTATTGCGGGTTCAGATAGTGGAGGGGGGGCTGGAATTCAAGCTGATCTCCGCACGTTTGCTTTTCATCGCGTGCATGGAGCGAGTGCGATTACTTGCGTTACGGCACAGAATACCTTAGGTGTGTCACGAGTTGATGCTTTACCTTCAGCAGCCGTAGCCGCTCAGATTCAGGCTGTCGTGCAAGATATCGGAGTGCAAGCTGCTAAAACCGGAATGTTACTGAATCAAGAAATCATCGCTACGGTTTCTGAACAGGTTGCCGCTTGTAAAATTGTTAATTTAGTTGTTGATCCAGTGATGGTGTCTCGAACTGGAGCGCAATTGATTGATGATTCTGCGATCGCGGTTTTACGATCGCACCTGATTCCACAAGCGGCAATTCTGACCCCAAATCGCTACGAGGCTCAATTACTCAGTGGGCTTGAAATTCTCACCTTAGAGGACATGCAGGCTGCCTCTGAGAAAATTTTTGAATTGGGAGCAAAGTCAGTTCTCGTCAAAGGTGGCGGAATGAGTGGAGAACTGCGAGGAGTTGATGTTTGGTTTGATGGCAATGCGTGCGAAACCTTAACCACTCAAGTCGTGAATACACCGCACACGCATGGGACAGGATGTACATTGTCGGCAGCGATCGCGGCAAATTTGGCATTGGGGAAAGACCTACGATCGGCAGTTCACCTTGCTAAGAGCTATGTGACGACTGCATTGAAATATTCATTAGCAATTGGAAAAGGTCAAGGTCCAGTCGGGCATTTTTTCCCCTTGTTACTCTCAGATAGTTAAGAGGAGATTGCACAGATAGCAACAGGGGGAGTAGGGACAATCATTGCATCCCCACTCCCCCTTTTTCGACACTTAGCGCGATGGGAATTACATCATCCCCATACCACCCATGCCGCCCATACCACCCATACCACCCATGCCGCCCATGCCGCCCATATCAGGCGCAGCAGCAGATTTGGGTTCGGGTTTCTCAACGACCAATGCTTCAGTAGTCAACACCATGCCTGCGATCGAAGCTGCATCTTGAAGTGCAGTTCGCACAACTTTCGCAGGGTCAACAATGCCCGCTGCCAGCAAGTCTTCATACTTGTCGGTCAGCGCATTGTAGCCGTGGCTAAAGCTCATTTCGCGGACTTTCTCAACAATCACAGAGCCTTCAGCACCCGCGTTATCAGCAATCTGACGGAGCGGAGCATCGAGCGAGCGAATCACAATATCCACACCGATTTGCTCTTCAGCATTCAGCGTCGATTTCAATTCAACTAGCTTTCCAGCGAGGTGAACGAGAGAAACACCGCCTCCCGGAACGATTCCTTCTTCGACTGCGGCTTTTGTCGCATTCAAAGCATCTTCAATTCGGAGTTTGCGATTTTTTAACTCAGTTTCAGTAGCAGCACCGACTTTGATCACTGCAACACCACCGGATAATTTCGCAATCCGCTCAGAGATCTTTTCTCTGTCGTAGTCAGAATCACTGCGCTCAACTTCTTGACGCAATTGAGCGACGCGCTTCTCAATATTCTCGCTGTTGGCGACATCTGAAACGATCGTGGTGGAATCTTTCGTGACCGTGATTTTTCTAGCGGTTCCGAGCATGTCAGCCGAAACTGCATCTAAGCTCAGACCGATTTCTTCGGAGATCACCTGCCCATCGGTCAGAACTGCGATGTCTTGCAGCATCTGCTTCCGACGATCGCCGAATCCAGGTGCTTTGATTGCAACTGTATTCAATACACCGCGCAGACGGTTGACCACCAACGTTGCTAATGCTTCACCTTCAACGTCTTCTGCGATGATCAACAGAGGTTGACCAGCACGGGCAACTTTTTCGAGAACTGGAACTAATTCTTGAATCGAACCAATTTTCTTATCACAGAGCAGAATTGCAGCATTCTCATACTCAGCAATCAAGCGCTCAGTGTCGGTGACAAAGTAAGGAGAGAGATAACCGCGATCGATTTGCATCCCTTCGACGATATCCATTTCAGTCGCTAAGGATTTCGATTCTTCAACCGTAATCACACCGTCGCGTCCGACTTTATCCATCGCTGCTGCGATCATTTGTCCGACTTCATCATCAT is part of the Leptolyngbya boryana PCC 6306 genome and harbors:
- a CDS encoding acyltransferase family protein produces the protein MASSKKLQRLAWLEGIRIFAAVLLLLYHAQLLFTKYAFTPQPTGLAANLQQIFLATRQMGDSWLTQVLSLPVWFGYQFVDVFVLVSGFSLVLSLKGQPIEVGSFLKRRILRILLPFWTVAWLAYPVLWTVGELTNSYIPDAWHTFAGMSFPILFDYGGELLLPTNGPWWFVPLIMSFALIFPVLWYLMNRWGSRNLLLTTTVITLVYRALAVYVFKGHPTYAIVSASAGWQPFVHFIAKLSTFVLGMVVARQYSQGKGAIFWKSSRAFSIGIAVYAIGFVAQFYRFGWIFDDFLLAIGLTLCCMVVFRFFSDRLKLGVIMIWLGIHSYSYFLIHNFVVDRTLNLYVHQQLPLYYQVLPWMVLGTLALSVIADHVTPWVVKGAVWLWHYTDARLTPIAKIGWTPRVGESVQYKGKSGWTIQKVERVVHDKAFYLCRISDGRKTVWVNQNDLKQAAAAQQANV
- a CDS encoding ISAs1 family transposase — its product is MTQPTDARILTHFADLADPRDERGKDHLLIDIITITICAVICGAESWVDIELYGQSKQSWLSSFLKLPNGIPSHDTFARVFARLDPEAMQQCFLGWIRAISTLSKGEVIAIDGKKVRHSYDTANGKGAIHMVSAWASENRLVLGQQKVDAKSNEITAIPELLEVLALEGCIVTIDAMGTQKEIAATIIERGADYVLALKGNQGSLFEDVQWLFEQAQAVQFQDVAHDFVQTIDKGHGRIEIRRCWTLADTELDYLMQKPQWKGLKTVVMLQRERKIEGQTSSETHYYISSLDPDAAKLLAAIRTHWTVESHLHWVLDVAFDEDACRIRKDYAPQNFSLLRHIALNLLGQDKTTKAGIAAKRKKAGWDDGYLLKILSQ
- the thiD gene encoding bifunctional hydroxymethylpyrimidine kinase/phosphomethylpyrimidine kinase, translating into MTLTSIPIALTIAGSDSGGGAGIQADLRTFAFHRVHGASAITCVTAQNTLGVSRVDALPSAAVAAQIQAVVQDIGVQAAKTGMLLNQEIIATVSEQVAACKIVNLVVDPVMVSRTGAQLIDDSAIAVLRSHLIPQAAILTPNRYEAQLLSGLEILTLEDMQAASEKIFELGAKSVLVKGGGMSGELRGVDVWFDGNACETLTTQVVNTPHTHGTGCTLSAAIAANLALGKDLRSAVHLAKSYVTTALKYSLAIGKGQGPVGHFFPLLLSDS
- a CDS encoding LabA-like NYN domain-containing protein, producing MPQNDASDQARLNQGRVAIFVDGSNLFYAALQLGIEIDYSKLLGQLTANCRLLRAFFYTGVDRTNEKQQGFLLWMRRNGYRVITKDLIQLPDGSKKANLDVEIAVDMLTLADHIDTVILVSGDGDLAYAVNSIAYQGVRVAVVSLRSMTSDSLINVADSYIDLDTIKENIQKPTGAGYTDCVTRTT